In a genomic window of Flavobacterium sp. KACC 22761:
- the trpC gene encoding indole-3-glycerol phosphate synthase TrpC, which produces MNILDKIIIDKKREVVLKKSIIPVSQLEASVFFGKQTISLSQKLKESNSGIIAEHKRRSPSKSIINNNFTVEEVVKGYENAGACGISVLTDGKYFGGSLDDLLLARASVNIPLLRKEFIVDEYQILEAKAHGADLILLIAAVLTREEIKSLSEFAKSLGLEVLLEVHNQEELEKSIMPSLDMIGVNNRNLKTFEVSLDFSKELASQIPNDFVKVSESGISSIEAIQELKPYGYKGFLIGENFMKTDDAGKAATEFISKL; this is translated from the coding sequence ATGAATATTTTAGATAAAATAATAATAGACAAAAAACGAGAAGTTGTTCTCAAAAAATCAATTATTCCGGTTTCTCAATTGGAAGCTTCGGTATTTTTTGGAAAACAGACTATTTCTCTTAGTCAGAAATTAAAAGAAAGCAATTCCGGAATTATTGCAGAGCACAAACGCCGATCTCCTTCAAAATCAATCATCAACAATAATTTTACAGTTGAAGAAGTAGTAAAAGGTTATGAAAATGCAGGTGCATGTGGAATCTCGGTTTTAACAGACGGAAAATATTTCGGAGGATCTTTGGATGATTTGCTTTTAGCACGAGCTTCGGTAAATATTCCGCTTTTGCGAAAAGAATTTATTGTTGATGAATATCAGATTTTAGAAGCAAAAGCGCATGGAGCCGATTTGATTTTATTGATTGCTGCAGTTTTAACTCGAGAAGAAATCAAATCTTTATCTGAATTTGCCAAAAGTTTAGGTTTAGAAGTTCTTTTAGAAGTTCATAATCAGGAAGAACTGGAAAAATCAATTATGCCGAGTTTAGACATGATTGGCGTAAACAACAGAAACCTGAAAACCTTTGAAGTAAGTCTGGATTTCAGCAAAGAATTAGCCTCTCAAATTCCGAATGATTTTGTAAAAGTTTCTGAAAGCGGTATTTCATCAATCGAAGCGATTCAGGAACTAAAACCTTACGGCTATAAAGGTTTCTTAATTGGAGAAAACTTTATGAAGACTGACGATGCAGGTAAAGCAGCAACAGAATTCATCAGTAAACTATAA
- a CDS encoding phosphoribosylanthranilate isomerase, giving the protein MKLKICGMKYPENILEVGALLPDYMGFIFWEKSARYCNENVPELIKTIKKVGVFVNQSQEEILEKLEKFNLQAVQLHGEESVEFCSELKDKLPTKIEIIKVFSADENFDFEIIKPFENVCDYFLFDTKGKLPGGNGTTFDWNILKKYNSKKPFFLSGGIGMEELKAIEEISKTKLPLYAVDVNSKFEIQPGLKNKNLLSNFKRKFEIVNI; this is encoded by the coding sequence ATGAAACTCAAAATATGCGGCATGAAATATCCAGAAAATATCCTCGAGGTAGGCGCGCTCCTGCCCGACTATATGGGATTTATTTTCTGGGAAAAGTCTGCTAGATATTGCAACGAGAATGTTCCCGAATTGATAAAAACAATCAAAAAAGTAGGTGTTTTTGTCAATCAGAGTCAGGAAGAAATTCTAGAAAAATTAGAAAAATTCAATTTACAAGCCGTTCAATTGCACGGAGAAGAATCGGTTGAATTTTGTTCGGAATTAAAAGATAAACTGCCAACAAAAATTGAAATTATTAAAGTATTTTCGGCTGATGAAAATTTTGATTTTGAAATCATTAAGCCTTTTGAAAATGTCTGCGATTATTTTCTGTTTGACACAAAAGGAAAACTTCCAGGCGGAAACGGAACAACTTTCGATTGGAACATCTTAAAAAAATACAATTCGAAAAAGCCTTTCTTTTTAAGCGGAGGCATCGGAATGGAGGAATTAAAAGCCATTGAGGAAATTTCAAAAACCAAATTACCTCTTTATGCTGTTGATGTAAACAGTAAATTTGAAATCCAACCAGGGCTAAAAAATAAAAATCTATTAAGCAATTTTAAACGAAAATTTGAAATTGTAAACATTTAA
- the trpB gene encoding tryptophan synthase subunit beta — protein MSFNVNEKGYYGEFGGAYIPEMLYPNVEELRQKYLSIMDEPDFKAEFNQLLKDYVGRPSPLYFAKRLSEKYNTQVYLKREDLNHTGAHKVNNTIGQILLAKRLGKKRIIAETGAGQHGVATATVCALMGIECIVYMGEIDIARQAPNVARMKMLGAEVRPALSGSRTLKDATNEAIRDWINNPVDTHYIIGSAIGPHPYPDMVTRFQSIISEEIKWQLKEKEGRENPDYVVACIGGGSNAAGTYYHFLHEPEVGIIAVEAAGKGVDSGHSAATSKLGKVGVIHGCKTLLMQTPDGQITEPYSISAGLDYPGVGPLHAHLAQTGRGEFFSVTDDDAMNAGLQLTKLEGIIPAIESAHAFAVLDQKKFKPTDVVVISLSGRGDKDLDNYIDYFKL, from the coding sequence ATGAGTTTTAACGTCAACGAAAAAGGATATTACGGAGAATTTGGAGGAGCTTACATCCCAGAAATGCTGTATCCAAATGTAGAAGAATTACGCCAAAAGTATTTAAGCATAATGGATGAACCTGATTTTAAAGCGGAGTTCAACCAATTGTTGAAAGATTACGTAGGACGCCCTAGTCCGCTGTATTTTGCAAAACGCTTATCTGAAAAATACAATACCCAAGTTTATCTGAAAAGAGAAGACTTAAATCATACCGGAGCACACAAGGTAAACAATACAATCGGACAAATTTTGCTGGCAAAGCGTTTAGGCAAAAAAAGAATCATTGCCGAAACTGGCGCAGGTCAGCATGGTGTGGCAACTGCAACAGTTTGCGCTTTAATGGGAATTGAATGCATCGTGTATATGGGCGAAATTGACATTGCGCGTCAAGCTCCTAACGTGGCTCGTATGAAAATGTTGGGTGCAGAAGTTCGTCCGGCACTTTCGGGTTCTCGTACTTTAAAAGATGCAACAAATGAAGCTATTCGAGATTGGATCAATAATCCGGTTGATACACATTATATTATCGGATCGGCAATTGGACCGCATCCTTATCCTGATATGGTGACGCGCTTTCAGAGTATTATTTCGGAAGAGATTAAATGGCAATTAAAAGAAAAAGAAGGACGCGAAAATCCAGATTATGTTGTAGCTTGCATCGGCGGAGGAAGTAATGCTGCCGGAACATATTATCACTTTTTGCATGAACCAGAAGTTGGAATTATTGCAGTCGAAGCAGCAGGAAAAGGCGTTGACAGCGGACATAGTGCTGCAACCAGCAAATTAGGAAAAGTAGGCGTTATTCACGGTTGTAAAACGCTTTTAATGCAAACTCCGGACGGACAAATTACAGAACCGTATTCTATTTCTGCGGGATTAGATTACCCGGGAGTTGGTCCTTTGCACGCGCATTTGGCACAAACCGGAAGAGGCGAATTTTTCTCTGTAACCGACGATGATGCAATGAATGCAGGTTTGCAATTGACAAAATTAGAAGGCATTATTCCGGCAATAGAAAGTGCACACGCTTTTGCGGTTTTAGATCAAAAGAAATTCAAACCAACTGATGTTGTGGTAATCAGCCTTTCAGGTCGTGGCGATAAAGACTTAGACAATTATATTGACTATTTTAAATTGTAA